In Alkaliphilus flagellatus, one DNA window encodes the following:
- a CDS encoding thiamine pyrophosphate-dependent enzyme — translation MSVVFKKTEGLAEKQTHYCPGCTHGIIHRLVGEVLEELGVLGKTVGVAPVGCSVLAYDYFNCDMHEAAHGRAPAVATGIKRVLPENVVFTYQGDGDLASIGTAEIVHAAHRGEKFTTIFVNNCIYGMTGGQMSPTTLVGQKATTAPQGRQVELSGRPIRMAEMLATIDGAAFVERVSVHNVANIRKAKKAIKKAFEVQLEGKGFGIVEVLSTCPTNWGLTAPEAMKWLEDNMIPYYPLGNFRTPEEGK, via the coding sequence ATGTCTGTAGTATTTAAGAAAACAGAAGGTTTAGCAGAAAAACAAACTCACTATTGTCCAGGATGTACCCATGGTATTATTCATAGATTAGTAGGAGAAGTATTAGAAGAACTAGGAGTACTAGGAAAAACTGTCGGTGTAGCTCCAGTAGGTTGTTCAGTACTTGCTTATGATTATTTTAACTGTGATATGCACGAAGCAGCTCATGGTAGAGCACCAGCCGTAGCAACTGGTATTAAAAGAGTTCTTCCAGAAAATGTTGTATTCACATACCAAGGAGACGGAGACTTAGCTTCCATTGGTACAGCAGAAATTGTTCATGCTGCACATAGAGGAGAAAAGTTTACTACAATCTTTGTTAACAATTGTATCTACGGTATGACTGGTGGACAAATGTCTCCAACAACTTTAGTTGGACAAAAAGCTACAACAGCTCCACAAGGAAGACAAGTAGAATTATCAGGAAGACCTATAAGAATGGCTGAAATGTTAGCTACAATTGATGGAGCAGCTTTTGTAGAAAGAGTATCCGTTCATAACGTTGCAAATATTAGAAAAGCTAAAAAAGCTATTAAAAAAGCTTTTGAAGTACAATTAGAAGGTAAGGGATTTGGTATTGTAGAAGTACTTTCTACATGTCCAACAAACTGGGGATTAACAGCTCCAGAAGCAATGAAATGGTTAGAAGATAATATGATTCCTTACTATCCACTAGGAAATTTCCGTACACCAGAGGAGGGGAAATAA
- a CDS encoding 2-oxoacid:acceptor oxidoreductase family protein: MATERIVLAGFGGQGVMSAGQLLTYAGMIENKQVSWLPSYGPEMRGGAANCAVMVSDTPVGSPIITNDATSAIIMNAPSLDKFENSIVKDGILVINSSLIERKTSRDDVKAYYVPANEIANEMGNSRVVNMIMLGAHLELTKAVEVDSVLEAFKKVYGPSKEHLVPLNKEALERGAAAVR; encoded by the coding sequence ATGGCAACAGAAAGAATAGTATTAGCAGGATTCGGTGGTCAAGGTGTTATGTCCGCAGGCCAATTATTAACCTATGCAGGAATGATCGAAAATAAACAAGTTTCTTGGTTACCTTCCTATGGTCCAGAAATGCGTGGAGGAGCTGCAAACTGTGCAGTTATGGTATCTGATACACCAGTTGGATCTCCAATTATTACAAATGATGCAACATCTGCTATTATAATGAACGCACCTTCTCTTGATAAGTTCGAAAATAGCATAGTAAAAGATGGAATCTTAGTAATTAATAGCTCTTTAATAGAAAGAAAAACATCTAGAGATGATGTTAAGGCTTACTATGTTCCAGCTAACGAAATTGCTAATGAAATGGGAAATAGCAGAGTAGTTAACATGATAATGTTAGGAGCTCACTTAGAGCTTACAAAGGCTGTAGAAGTTGATTCAGTACTTGAAGCTTTCAAAAAAGTATACGGTCCTAGCAAAGAACATTTAGTTCCATTAAACAAAGAAGCTCTTGAAAGAGGAGCAGCTGCAGTTAGATAG
- the glmM gene encoding phosphoglucosamine mutase — translation MGKLFGTDGVRGIANRDLTPELAYRLGRIGAYILSKDNNKRAKVVIGKDTRVSGDLLESAMTAGFLSMGVDVISLGVIPTPAVAYLTRYLEADFGVVISASHNPSEYNGIKFFNSQGYKLPDAVEDEIEEYILNDRDVDVKIEGKDVGIIIHDNNSIDEYTDFLKTTLNCDFKGLKIAVDAGNGAAYKSAPKLLKDLGAEITVINDNPDGTNINKGCGSTNPEVIAQLVKETGANIGISFDGDADRLIAVDENAEIVDGDHIMAICGANLKKHNRLKKDTIVGTVMSNIGLEIAMKEHGCSVIKSQVGDRYVLEEMVKGGYSLGGEQSGHVIFLDHNTTGDGLLTAIQLIATMKEEGKKLSELASIMTSYPQVLINAKVKKENKGAYKEDPVIMKEITSIEEKMAGQGRVLIRPSGTEPLVRVMLEGKNQEELNTLATNLAKLIEERLG, via the coding sequence ATGGGAAAATTATTTGGAACCGATGGTGTTAGAGGAATCGCAAATAGAGACTTAACTCCAGAATTAGCTTATAGGCTAGGACGTATAGGTGCATATATATTGAGTAAGGATAATAATAAAAGAGCAAAGGTAGTTATCGGAAAGGATACTCGAGTTTCGGGAGATTTACTGGAATCTGCAATGACTGCAGGATTTTTATCAATGGGCGTAGATGTTATTTCTCTAGGAGTTATTCCAACTCCTGCTGTAGCCTACTTAACTAGATATTTGGAAGCGGATTTTGGGGTAGTTATTTCAGCATCTCACAATCCGTCAGAATATAATGGTATTAAATTCTTTAATAGTCAGGGATATAAGTTACCTGATGCAGTTGAAGATGAAATAGAAGAATATATTTTGAATGATCGTGATGTTGATGTTAAAATTGAAGGTAAGGATGTTGGTATAATTATTCATGATAATAATAGTATAGATGAATATACTGATTTTTTAAAAACAACCTTAAACTGTGATTTTAAAGGTTTAAAGATTGCTGTAGATGCTGGTAATGGTGCGGCCTATAAATCAGCACCAAAGTTGTTGAAGGATCTTGGTGCTGAAATTACTGTTATTAATGATAATCCAGACGGTACAAATATTAATAAAGGTTGTGGATCTACAAATCCTGAAGTAATTGCACAACTTGTAAAAGAGACTGGCGCAAATATTGGTATCTCATTTGATGGGGATGCAGATCGATTAATTGCAGTAGATGAAAATGCTGAAATAGTAGATGGGGACCATATAATGGCTATATGTGGTGCTAACTTAAAAAAACATAACAGATTAAAAAAAGATACTATAGTAGGTACAGTTATGAGCAATATTGGACTTGAAATTGCTATGAAGGAGCATGGATGTAGTGTTATAAAGTCACAGGTTGGGGATAGATATGTATTAGAGGAAATGGTAAAGGGTGGTTACTCATTAGGTGGAGAACAGTCTGGACACGTAATTTTTCTTGACCATAATACTACAGGAGATGGACTTTTAACCGCTATTCAGTTAATTGCTACAATGAAGGAGGAAGGAAAAAAACTATCTGAACTAGCTAGTATTATGACCTCTTATCCACAAGTGCTGATTAATGCAAAGGTTAAAAAGGAGAACAAAGGAGCATATAAGGAAGACCCAGTAATAATGAAGGAAATTACATCTATTGAAGAAAAAATGGCTGGACAGGGAAGGGTACTAATTAGACCTTCTGGTACAGAACCACTAGTAAGGGTGATGTTAGAAGGAAAAAATCAAGAAGAATTAAATACATTGGCAACAAATCTTGCTAAGTTGATTGAAGAAAGATTAGGTTGA
- a CDS encoding DUF1653 domain-containing protein, translating into MKRNIKIGKKYRHFKGNEYLVLHLAKHSETLEDIVVYQPLYGEMGIWVRPLDMFLEQVEVNGILVNRFEECE; encoded by the coding sequence ATGAAAAGAAATATAAAGATAGGAAAGAAATATAGACATTTTAAAGGGAATGAATATTTAGTATTACATTTAGCAAAGCATTCTGAAACACTAGAAGATATTGTTGTTTACCAGCCACTTTATGGTGAGATGGGAATATGGGTAAGACCTCTAGATATGTTTCTAGAGCAGGTTGAGGTAAATGGAATATTAGTAAATAGATTTGAAGAATGTGAATAG
- a CDS encoding Crp/Fnr family transcriptional regulator → MKEVVNGKDKEILKYVSKYPNLQDWKVLHYPKNEVICYQGDIYPYFYVILSGQTNIYHTSEKGKSYSQSVYKEGNYFGELEIFDLKPYVCQIEALEDTTVMRLERQFFLKWIEEDKEINLYILRSICENFYNLSEKAINDTLYSLKYRVCLYLLESWEKNCKYEVEISKKYLSEKFVVTQRSINRVLKELAEKKLIVNSENTIQILDVKGIKLEIELEKML, encoded by the coding sequence ATGAAAGAAGTCGTGAACGGTAAAGATAAAGAGATTTTAAAATATGTATCTAAATATCCTAATTTACAAGATTGGAAGGTATTACATTACCCTAAAAATGAAGTTATATGTTATCAGGGGGATATATACCCTTATTTTTATGTCATATTAAGTGGACAAACAAATATATATCATACTTCAGAAAAAGGTAAGAGTTACTCTCAAAGTGTCTATAAAGAGGGAAATTATTTTGGTGAATTAGAAATATTTGATTTAAAGCCATATGTATGTCAAATTGAAGCTTTAGAAGATACTACAGTAATGAGGCTAGAAAGGCAATTTTTCTTAAAATGGATAGAAGAGGATAAAGAAATCAATCTATATATTTTACGATCAATCTGCGAAAATTTCTATAATTTATCCGAAAAAGCCATCAATGATACCCTATATTCATTGAAATACAGAGTATGTCTATATTTATTAGAGTCTTGGGAAAAAAACTGCAAATATGAAGTTGAAATTAGCAAGAAATATTTAAGTGAAAAGTTTGTAGTTACACAACGAAGTATTAATAGAGTATTAAAAGAGCTTGCTGAAAAAAAGTTAATAGTTAATAGTGAAAACACTATTCAAATATTAGATGTTAAAGGAATTAAGCTGGAAATAGAACTTGAAAAAATGCTCTAA
- a CDS encoding BMP family lipoprotein: MKNKIVKVISLLMVAMLVFAGCSSKPASNEGNNNEGNANGGNVTKESKVKVGLVVSGGLGDRSFYDSSNEGLELAKKDLGVEGKVLECKNDPALLSDQLVQASNYGDIIVVVGFEFYDVIQEIAPQFPTKTYVYVDNAITGIDNIVSIQYKENEGSFLAGALAAMLSETGHIGMVGGVDIPVIRNFQVGYEEGAKYINPDMKVDVIFAGDFEDPTKGKESAMAIYNKGADIIFHAAGKTGEGVFEAGKDLGKYAIGVDSDQRYINPDVIMYSMIKNVGLSVYETIENIGNGSVKGGEILTYGMKENGIGIGYGTSDMKQFVTDEMKSKLEEITEKIVSGEIKVTEAR; this comes from the coding sequence ATGAAAAATAAGATAGTTAAAGTAATAAGCCTACTTATGGTGGCTATGCTTGTATTTGCAGGATGTTCAAGCAAGCCAGCTAGCAATGAAGGTAATAACAATGAAGGTAATGCTAATGGTGGTAATGTAACTAAAGAATCAAAGGTAAAGGTAGGATTAGTAGTTTCAGGTGGATTAGGGGACAGATCTTTTTACGATTCAAGTAATGAAGGTCTAGAGTTGGCAAAAAAGGATCTAGGTGTTGAAGGCAAAGTATTAGAATGTAAAAATGATCCTGCTTTATTATCAGACCAATTAGTACAAGCTTCAAATTATGGTGATATTATAGTTGTTGTTGGTTTTGAGTTTTATGATGTAATTCAAGAAATTGCGCCACAATTCCCTACAAAAACATATGTGTATGTAGATAATGCGATTACAGGTATAGATAATATTGTATCTATACAATATAAAGAAAATGAAGGTTCTTTCTTAGCTGGAGCTTTAGCTGCAATGTTAAGTGAAACAGGACATATCGGTATGGTTGGTGGTGTAGATATTCCTGTTATTAGAAACTTCCAAGTAGGATATGAAGAAGGTGCGAAATATATTAATCCTGATATGAAGGTAGATGTTATTTTTGCAGGAGATTTTGAAGATCCAACAAAAGGAAAAGAATCTGCTATGGCTATATACAACAAAGGAGCAGATATCATATTCCATGCTGCTGGAAAAACTGGTGAAGGTGTATTTGAAGCTGGAAAAGACCTTGGTAAGTATGCTATTGGTGTTGACTCTGATCAAAGATACATTAATCCAGATGTTATTATGTATAGCATGATTAAAAATGTGGGATTATCTGTTTATGAAACAATCGAGAATATAGGAAATGGATCTGTAAAAGGTGGAGAAATACTAACCTACGGAATGAAAGAAAACGGCATAGGAATTGGATATGGTACAAGTGATATGAAACAATTTGTTACTGATGAAATGAAATCTAAATTAGAAGAAATCACAGAGAAAATAGTTAGTGGAGAAATAAAAGTAACAGAAGCTAGATAG